In a single window of the Pseudomonas sp. B21-015 genome:
- a CDS encoding HAD family hydrolase: MHYQTVLFDLDGTLTDPREGITRSIQFALSKLGIDEPDLSKLEHFIGPPLLQAFMQFYDFDEPKAWEAVNFYRERFKVTGLYENRVFDGVMPLLETLGRQGRQLYIATSKPWVFAREIARHFDFAKHFKVIYGSELDGTRTNKVELIAHLMSEEGLGPANTLMIGDRKHDLIGARSNGLDAAAVGYGFGSREELSAEAPAYHFETLEEMHQAFLQR; encoded by the coding sequence ATGCATTACCAAACCGTACTGTTCGACCTCGATGGCACGCTGACCGACCCGCGTGAAGGCATCACCCGCTCCATCCAGTTCGCCCTGAGCAAACTGGGCATCGATGAGCCGGACCTGAGCAAGCTTGAGCACTTCATCGGCCCGCCGTTGTTGCAGGCGTTCATGCAGTTTTACGACTTCGACGAGCCCAAGGCCTGGGAAGCGGTGAACTTTTATCGTGAACGCTTCAAAGTCACCGGCCTGTATGAAAACCGCGTATTCGACGGGGTTATGCCGCTGCTCGAAACCCTCGGTAGGCAAGGGCGACAGCTGTACATCGCGACCTCCAAGCCATGGGTTTTCGCCCGGGAAATCGCCCGGCACTTCGACTTTGCCAAGCATTTCAAGGTGATTTACGGCAGCGAACTGGATGGCACGCGAACCAACAAGGTCGAGTTGATTGCGCACTTGATGAGCGAAGAGGGTCTGGGCCCGGCCAATACCCTGATGATCGGCGACCGTAAACACGATCTGATCGGCGCTCGCAGCAATGGACTGGACGCAGCGGCGGTGGGTTATGGGTTTGGCAGCCGGGAAGAGTTGAGCGCTGAAGCACCGGCGTATCACTTTGAAACGCTGGAGGAGATGCATCAGGCGTTTTTGCAGCGCTGA
- a CDS encoding aminopeptidase — protein sequence MIRPRPSLGLLDRVLRILFPGMFLLLLNGCTSISYYGQLASGQLHLLRAREPVSSVIADPGRDQQLRAHLTQSQKARTFASQRLHLPDNQSYRLYADIDRPFVVWNVFATPEFSLKPQNHCFPIAGCVAYRGYYSQSAARGEAALQRLQGMDVSIGGVEAYSTLGWFNDPIMSSMMGLGDERLATLIFHELAHQRFYVKDDTEFNESFATFVEQEGTRQWRAFRGMPPDNGALEQQRDQFIQLVLDTRTRLERLYALPLPAEQMREQKAAEFEQLRREYRTLRDSQWAGNKRYDAWINTPMNNARLLPFGLYDQWVPAFAALFGQVDGDWVRFYAAVEKLGALPVEERKAALKVLAGS from the coding sequence TTGATCAGGCCGCGTCCAAGCCTTGGGTTACTTGATCGCGTTTTACGCATTTTGTTTCCGGGGATGTTTCTTTTGTTATTGAACGGCTGCACCAGCATCAGCTATTACGGCCAATTGGCCAGTGGTCAGCTGCACTTGCTGCGGGCACGTGAGCCGGTTTCCAGTGTGATTGCCGATCCCGGCCGCGATCAGCAATTGCGCGCGCATCTGACCCAATCACAAAAGGCCCGGACATTCGCCAGCCAACGCCTGCACCTGCCGGACAACCAGAGCTACCGCTTGTACGCCGACATCGACCGACCGTTTGTAGTCTGGAACGTCTTTGCCACGCCGGAGTTTTCGCTGAAGCCGCAGAACCATTGTTTCCCCATCGCTGGCTGCGTCGCCTATCGCGGGTATTACAGCCAGAGCGCTGCCCGCGGTGAGGCCGCGTTGCAACGATTGCAAGGTATGGACGTGTCGATTGGCGGCGTCGAGGCCTATTCGACGCTCGGTTGGTTCAACGACCCGATCATGAGCTCGATGATGGGTTTGGGCGACGAACGGTTGGCCACGCTGATTTTCCACGAACTCGCCCATCAACGTTTTTATGTGAAAGACGACACCGAGTTCAACGAGTCCTTCGCCACCTTCGTCGAGCAGGAAGGCACTCGGCAATGGCGCGCATTCCGAGGCATGCCGCCGGATAATGGAGCTTTGGAGCAGCAACGCGATCAGTTCATCCAGTTGGTGCTGGACACCCGCACCAGGTTGGAACGGCTTTACGCCCTGCCGCTGCCTGCCGAACAAATGCGCGAGCAAAAAGCGGCAGAGTTCGAACAATTGCGCCGTGAATACCGGACACTACGCGACAGCCAATGGGCTGGGAACAAACGCTACGATGCCTGGATCAACACCCCGATGAACAATGCTCGACTGCTCCCGTTTGGTTTGTACGACCAGTGGGTGCCGGCATTTGCCGCGTTGTTCGGGCAGGTCGATGGGGATTGGGTGCGGTTTTATGCAGCGGTGGAGAAGCTGGGCGCGTTACCGGTTGAGGAGCGTAAGGCGGCGTTGAAGGTGTTGGCCGGATCATGA
- a CDS encoding DUF1161 domain-containing protein, whose translation MKRFALAVICCALATSALAAPKSCEELKAEIEAKIQANNVSSYTLEIVTNDEVHDQNMVVGSCEGGTKKIIYQKNDR comes from the coding sequence ATGAAACGTTTTGCCTTGGCGGTTATCTGTTGTGCGCTGGCCACATCGGCTCTCGCGGCACCAAAATCCTGTGAGGAACTCAAGGCCGAAATCGAAGCCAAGATCCAGGCCAATAACGTCTCGTCCTATACCCTGGAAATCGTCACTAACGACGAAGTGCACGATCAGAACATGGTCGTAGGCTCATGCGAAGGCGGCACCAAGAAAATCATCTACCAAAAAAATGACCGTTGA
- a CDS encoding OsmC family protein — MAITKKASAHWEGDLKTGIGSISTETGVLREAPYGFKARFEGGKGTNPEELIGAAHAGCFSMAFSMILGEAGLKADSIDTNAEVTLDQVDGGFAITAVKLILKAKIPGATQAQFEELSNKAKEGCPVSKVLNAKISLDATLVS, encoded by the coding sequence ATGGCCATCACAAAGAAAGCATCGGCTCATTGGGAAGGTGATCTGAAGACCGGCATCGGCTCGATTTCCACGGAAACCGGTGTACTCAGAGAAGCGCCCTACGGCTTCAAAGCCCGTTTCGAGGGAGGTAAGGGCACCAATCCGGAAGAGCTGATCGGCGCGGCTCACGCGGGCTGTTTCTCCATGGCGTTTTCAATGATTCTCGGTGAGGCCGGCCTCAAGGCCGACAGCATCGACACCAACGCCGAAGTTACCCTGGACCAGGTGGACGGCGGCTTTGCAATCACCGCCGTGAAACTGATCCTCAAGGCGAAAATCCCTGGGGCGACCCAGGCGCAATTCGAGGAACTGAGCAACAAGGCCAAAGAGGGCTGCCCGGTGTCCAAAGTATTGAATGCGAAAATCAGCCTGGATGCGACGTTGGTCAGCTAA
- a CDS encoding LLM class flavin-dependent oxidoreductase, translating into MKRLSDIKFSTLDLVPVRENGSAAQSLRNSLDLAQHVEKFGYHRFWVAEHHNMDGIASSATSVLLGYLAGGTSTIRVGSGGVMLPNHAPLVIAEQFGTLESLYPGRIDLGLGRAPGSDQMTARALRRERSGNADDFPEDVAELMRYLGPRTPDQRIIAMPGTGTNVPIWLLGSSLFSAQLAGERGLPYAFASHFAPRFMHEAIRVYRNHFKPSAVLDKPYVMLGVPLVAADTDEQADYLATSVYQRILALMRGQSLVQRPPVKTMDGLWLPHEKEAVGDFLGLAMVGSPQKIRAKLEVLIEQTQADELIFTCDLYEHADRVHSYELLAQVMKG; encoded by the coding sequence ATGAAACGATTGTCTGATATCAAGTTTTCGACCCTCGATTTGGTGCCCGTGCGGGAAAACGGCAGCGCGGCGCAGTCCTTGCGCAATTCCCTGGACCTGGCGCAGCACGTCGAAAAATTCGGCTACCACCGCTTCTGGGTTGCTGAACACCACAATATGGACGGGATCGCCAGTTCGGCGACCTCGGTTCTGCTGGGTTATCTGGCCGGCGGCACTTCGACCATTCGTGTCGGTTCGGGCGGCGTGATGCTGCCCAACCACGCGCCGCTGGTGATCGCCGAGCAGTTCGGCACCCTTGAAAGTCTGTATCCAGGCCGGATCGACCTAGGCCTGGGCCGCGCGCCCGGCTCCGATCAGATGACTGCCCGCGCCTTGCGTCGTGAGCGCTCCGGCAATGCCGACGACTTCCCGGAGGACGTGGCCGAACTGATGCGCTACCTCGGCCCACGCACGCCGGACCAGCGGATCATTGCCATGCCGGGTACCGGCACCAACGTTCCGATCTGGTTATTGGGTTCGAGCTTGTTCAGTGCTCAGCTGGCCGGTGAGCGCGGTTTACCCTACGCCTTTGCCTCACATTTCGCACCGCGCTTCATGCACGAGGCGATTCGCGTTTACCGCAACCACTTCAAGCCTTCAGCGGTTTTGGATAAGCCTTACGTGATGCTTGGTGTGCCGCTGGTGGCGGCAGACACCGATGAGCAGGCCGATTACCTGGCCACTTCGGTGTACCAACGGATTCTCGCGTTAATGCGTGGTCAGAGCCTGGTGCAACGCCCGCCCGTGAAGACCATGGACGGGCTGTGGCTGCCCCATGAGAAAGAAGCGGTCGGTGATTTCCTGGGACTGGCCATGGTCGGCAGCCCGCAGAAAATCCGCGCCAAGCTTGAGGTGCTGATCGAGCAGACCCAGGCGGATGAGCTGATTTTTACCTGTGATCTATACGAACATGCTGATCGCGTGCATTCCTATGAGCTGTTGGCGCAGGTCATGAAGGGCTGA
- a CDS encoding DUF1161 domain-containing protein — protein MKKFILAVGLLSLAGTAFAEGKPCEELKAEIAAKLDAKGVSNYTLEIIDKGAAADGKVVGSCEKGTKQIVYKQG, from the coding sequence ATGAAGAAGTTTATTTTGGCGGTAGGTTTGTTGAGCCTTGCGGGAACAGCCTTTGCCGAGGGCAAGCCGTGCGAAGAGCTGAAAGCCGAAATCGCAGCGAAACTGGATGCCAAGGGTGTTTCCAATTACACACTGGAGATCATCGACAAAGGCGCTGCTGCTGACGGAAAAGTCGTCGGCTCCTGTGAGAAAGGCACCAAGCAAATCGTCTACAAGCAGGGCTGA
- a CDS encoding dodecin, giving the protein MTDHHTYKKVELVGSSTTSIEDAINNALAEANKSLKYMEWFEVTETRGHIKDGKAAHFQVTLKVGFRIASS; this is encoded by the coding sequence ATGACTGACCATCACACCTACAAGAAAGTCGAGTTGGTTGGCTCATCCACCACCAGCATTGAAGACGCCATCAACAATGCCCTGGCCGAAGCCAACAAAAGCCTAAAGTACATGGAATGGTTTGAAGTGACCGAAACCCGTGGGCACATCAAGGACGGCAAAGCTGCGCACTTCCAGGTGACGCTCAAAGTCGGGTTCCGGATTGCCAGTAGCTGA
- a CDS encoding YqjD family protein, whose protein sequence is MANTSLRKASLQSMEAEIESLLKSLESLKDDASDESRKTLKTLKINAENALKHSRHLLSDAYEEVKVKTRETGIATRDYAQEHPWTTAGVAVGALGLLAAYLLCKRGN, encoded by the coding sequence ATGGCCAACACCTCGTTACGCAAAGCCTCATTGCAAAGCATGGAAGCCGAGATCGAGAGTCTGCTGAAATCGTTGGAAAGCCTGAAGGACGACGCCTCGGACGAGTCGCGTAAAACCCTTAAAACGCTGAAAATCAACGCTGAGAATGCGCTGAAACATTCGCGTCATCTGCTCTCCGATGCCTATGAAGAGGTCAAGGTCAAAACCCGTGAAACCGGGATCGCGACTCGCGACTACGCTCAGGAACACCCTTGGACTACAGCCGGTGTCGCAGTCGGTGCGCTGGGTCTTCTGGCGGCCTATCTGCTGTGCAAGCGCGGTAATTAA
- a CDS encoding LysR family transcriptional regulator yields MSHDLPPLNALRAFEATARLNSVSQAAEQLHVTHGAVSRQLKVLEEHLGVSLFIKDGRGLKLTDAGVRLRDVSGEAFERLRSVCAELTQSTADAPFVLGCSGSLLARWFIPRLGRLNADLPDLRLHLSAGEGDLDPRRPGLDALLVFAEPPWPADMQVYELASERIGPVMSPRFVGYERLQNAPASALLTEPLLHTTSRPQAWPSWAQQSGLDAKALKYGQGFEHLYYLLEAAVAGLGVAIAPEPLVAEDLKAGRLVAPWGFCETPAQLALWLPKRAADGRARQLAQWLKNELRQAP; encoded by the coding sequence ATGAGCCATGACCTTCCTCCGCTGAACGCCCTTCGGGCCTTCGAAGCCACTGCCCGCCTAAACAGCGTCAGTCAGGCTGCTGAACAGCTGCACGTCACTCATGGGGCGGTCAGCCGGCAACTCAAGGTGCTGGAGGAGCATCTGGGCGTGAGTCTGTTCATCAAGGATGGACGCGGCCTGAAACTCACAGATGCCGGCGTTCGTTTGCGTGATGTCAGCGGCGAAGCCTTCGAGCGCTTGCGTAGCGTTTGCGCCGAATTGACCCAGAGCACCGCCGATGCGCCGTTCGTGCTCGGCTGCTCGGGCAGCCTGCTGGCGCGCTGGTTCATTCCGCGTTTGGGGCGACTCAATGCGGATTTGCCGGATCTGCGCTTGCACCTGTCGGCTGGCGAAGGCGATCTCGATCCACGGCGGCCCGGCCTGGATGCCTTGCTGGTGTTTGCCGAGCCGCCATGGCCAGCAGACATGCAAGTCTACGAATTGGCCAGCGAACGCATCGGCCCAGTCATGAGCCCACGATTCGTCGGCTACGAAAGGCTGCAGAACGCACCGGCAAGCGCACTGTTGACCGAACCCTTGCTGCACACCACTTCACGCCCTCAAGCCTGGCCGAGTTGGGCACAGCAAAGCGGCCTCGACGCCAAGGCGCTGAAGTACGGTCAGGGTTTCGAGCATTTGTATTATTTGCTGGAGGCGGCAGTGGCCGGGCTGGGTGTGGCCATCGCGCCCGAGCCACTGGTGGCCGAGGATTTGAAGGCCGGTCGCCTGGTTGCGCCATGGGGTTTCTGTGAAACCCCGGCGCAACTGGCGTTATGGCTACCCAAGCGCGCCGCGGACGGGCGCGCTCGGCAACTGGCGCAGTGGCTTAAAAACGAACTGCGCCAGGCACCTTAA
- the trpB gene encoding tryptophan synthase subunit beta, whose product MTQTNLRNGPDANGLFGAFGGRYVAETLMPLILDLAREYEAAKEDPAFKEELAYFQRDYVGRPSPLYFAERLTEFCGGAKIYLKREELNHTGAHKINNCIGQILLARRMGKKRIIAETGAGMHGVATATVAARFGLECVIYMGTTDIERQQANVFRMKLLGAEVIPVVAGTGTLKDAMNEALRDWVTNVDSTFYLIGTVAGPHPYPAMVRDFQAVIGKETREQLQAQEGRLPDSLVACIGGGSNAMGLFHPFLDDKSVEIIGVEAAGYGIETGKHAASLNGGVPGVLHGNRTFLLQDDDGQIIDAHSISAGLDYPGIGPEHAWLHDIGRVQYTSVTDDEALDAFHKCCRLEGIIPALESAHALAEVFKRAPTLPKDHLMVVNLSGRGDKDMQTVMHHMEHSQQEQSQQEKH is encoded by the coding sequence ATGACCCAGACTAATCTGCGCAACGGCCCCGACGCCAACGGCCTGTTCGGCGCGTTCGGTGGCCGCTACGTCGCCGAAACCCTGATGCCGTTGATCCTCGATCTGGCCCGCGAATACGAAGCGGCCAAGGAAGATCCGGCATTCAAAGAAGAATTGGCCTACTTCCAGCGTGATTACGTCGGACGTCCAAGTCCACTGTATTTCGCCGAGCGTCTGACAGAGTTCTGCGGTGGCGCGAAGATTTATCTCAAGCGTGAAGAGTTGAACCACACTGGCGCGCACAAGATCAACAACTGCATCGGTCAGATTCTGCTGGCGCGGCGCATGGGCAAGAAACGCATCATTGCCGAGACCGGCGCCGGTATGCACGGCGTGGCGACCGCCACCGTGGCGGCACGATTCGGCCTGGAGTGCGTGATCTACATGGGCACCACCGACATCGAACGTCAGCAGGCCAACGTGTTTCGCATGAAGTTGTTGGGCGCCGAAGTGATCCCGGTGGTTGCTGGCACCGGCACCCTCAAAGACGCGATGAACGAAGCCTTGCGTGACTGGGTGACCAACGTCGATAGCACCTTCTACCTGATCGGCACGGTGGCCGGCCCGCACCCGTATCCCGCCATGGTTCGCGACTTCCAGGCTGTGATCGGCAAGGAAACCCGCGAGCAGTTGCAAGCCCAGGAAGGGCGTCTACCCGACAGCCTGGTGGCGTGCATCGGCGGGGGTTCCAATGCCATGGGCCTGTTCCATCCGTTCCTCGATGACAAGAGCGTCGAGATCATCGGCGTCGAAGCCGCCGGTTATGGCATCGAAACCGGCAAGCACGCGGCCAGCCTGAACGGCGGCGTACCGGGCGTGCTGCACGGCAACCGTACGTTCCTGTTGCAGGATGACGACGGCCAGATCATCGACGCCCACTCGATTTCCGCCGGTCTCGACTATCCGGGCATCGGCCCGGAACACGCCTGGTTGCACGACATCGGCCGCGTCCAGTACACCTCGGTGACCGACGACGAAGCCCTCGACGCGTTCCACAAATGCTGTCGCCTGGAAGGGATTATTCCTGCACTGGAAAGCGCCCATGCCCTGGCCGAAGTGTTCAAACGCGCACCGACACTGCCGAAAGATCACCTGATGGTGGTCAACCTGTCCGGCCGTGGCGACAAAGATATGCAGACCGTGATGCACCATATGGAACACTCTCAACAAGAGCAATCCCAGCAGGAGAAACACTGA
- the trpA gene encoding tryptophan synthase subunit alpha: MSRLQTRFAELKEQNRAALVTFVTAGDPSYDTSLAILKGLPGAGADVIELGMPFTDPMADGPAIQLANIRALGAKQNLAKTLQMVREFREGNSQTPLVLMGYFNPIHMYGVPRFIAEAKEAGVDGLIVVDMPPEHNAELCDPAQAAGLDFIRLTTPTTDDVRLPTVLNGSSGFVYYVSVAGVTGAGAATLEHVEEAVTRLRRHTDLPISIGFGIRTPEQAASIARLADGVVVGSALIDHIASASTPDEAVEGVLSLCAALSDGVRKARVS; encoded by the coding sequence ATGAGCCGCCTGCAAACGCGTTTTGCCGAACTCAAGGAACAGAACCGCGCCGCCCTGGTGACCTTTGTGACCGCCGGCGACCCGAGTTACGACACGTCTCTGGCGATTCTCAAAGGCTTGCCGGGAGCGGGTGCCGACGTGATCGAGTTGGGCATGCCCTTCACCGATCCGATGGCCGATGGCCCGGCGATTCAACTGGCCAACATTCGTGCCTTGGGCGCCAAACAGAACCTGGCGAAAACCCTGCAAATGGTTCGCGAGTTCCGTGAAGGCAACAGTCAGACTCCGCTGGTGCTGATGGGCTACTTCAACCCGATTCACATGTACGGCGTGCCGCGTTTCATCGCTGAAGCCAAAGAGGCCGGTGTCGATGGTCTGATCGTGGTCGACATGCCGCCGGAGCATAACGCTGAGTTGTGCGACCCGGCGCAGGCTGCAGGCCTGGACTTCATCCGTCTGACCACACCGACCACCGACGACGTGCGTCTGCCGACCGTATTGAATGGCAGTTCCGGTTTTGTTTACTACGTGTCGGTGGCGGGTGTGACCGGTGCGGGTGCGGCGACACTTGAACATGTCGAAGAAGCTGTTACTCGTCTGCGTCGTCATACTGATCTGCCGATCAGCATCGGCTTCGGCATTCGTACACCGGAACAGGCAGCGTCCATCGCACGTCTGGCCGATGGTGTGGTGGTGGGGTCGGCGCTGATCGATCACATCGCCAGTGCCTCGACGCCGGACGAGGCCGTGGAGGGCGTACTCAGCCTGTGTGCGGCCTTGTCCGACGGCGTGCGTAAAGCGCGGGTCAGCTAA
- a CDS encoding RcnB family protein, protein MKMPKRLIAGLGVLMLGATPLLHASADQRDDHDRGDPQQGHYDNRSDNRGDEHRGPQDNRRGGPPRDFGPVRQTIHDNRGYFVRGAPPPPGIHLVRGRPLPHGYYGERLDNRALGRLPHYPGYEWRRAGGDIVLIAVGTGIVYEILDGVLY, encoded by the coding sequence ATGAAAATGCCGAAACGTCTGATTGCCGGCCTGGGCGTGCTGATGCTCGGTGCGACCCCGTTGCTGCACGCCAGCGCCGATCAGCGTGACGATCACGACCGCGGCGACCCGCAGCAGGGTCATTACGATAACCGCAGTGACAATCGTGGCGACGAGCACCGTGGCCCGCAGGACAATCGTCGCGGCGGTCCGCCACGGGATTTCGGCCCGGTGCGTCAGACCATTCACGACAATCGTGGTTATTTTGTACGCGGTGCGCCGCCACCTCCAGGCATTCATCTGGTCCGTGGCCGGCCGTTGCCTCACGGGTATTACGGCGAGCGCCTGGATAACCGCGCGTTGGGCCGACTGCCGCATTACCCGGGTTACGAGTGGCGTCGTGCGGGCGGCGATATTGTGCTGATCGCCGTAGGCACCGGGATTGTTTATGAGATTCTGGATGGTGTTTTGTATTGA
- a CDS encoding DUF4105 domain-containing protein, with protein MRSLGTWLLAGVVLLLGNTAQAGLQLRLKTDGLSPAQQQASQALLDEAMQALPPRFIEQLDRRIDVGWTDDMPSDAYGQASLVSELDLNRNLLASLTDGSAATKKTYRPHGTVRREMLATVLHELTHIYDRARLWPDAERTLIQRCTQRNSSSGLIGIPDQCRGQTARRWTLSDDPRLLDLAGWPQYVGRRGEREQHNRQIARSPDIYETSNPKEFVAVNMEYFLLDPSYACRRPALYRYYKEHFGWAPAAKDKCAQSFAFLNAGNDFAKQPLGQVDPERVYAVDYLLAEANQNWVSRWGHSMLRLVICAPGRPRGPDCRLDLDQHLVLSYRAFVGDVQLSSWDGLVGKYPSRLFVLPLAQVIDEYTKTELRSLASVPLNLSRSEIEDVVEHAAEMHWSYDGNYFFLSNNCAVEGLKLLRSSTNNAQLVGLDSIMPNGLLEVLKGRGLADTSVLDDPREALRLGYRFDSFRERYQAMFEVLKKHLPIKQEKVEDWLSLKAEERRKWIDQADLRTSAALLLLEQASFRQQLVLAQDEVKQRYLGARELSNGGMDKANATLQQILANSGFLSRPAELLGTGGYGLPQPNEWTRLESESSLRQKQLQALTGDLDKEVRALLDPSRAAEMAANEANLKQVGEHLRKLHKAAGGLELP; from the coding sequence GTGAGGTCGCTAGGCACCTGGCTGCTGGCCGGGGTCGTGTTGCTGCTTGGCAACACGGCTCAGGCCGGCCTGCAATTACGACTCAAGACCGACGGTCTGAGCCCTGCGCAACAGCAGGCCAGTCAGGCGCTGCTCGATGAAGCCATGCAGGCGTTGCCGCCGCGTTTCATCGAGCAACTGGACCGGCGTATCGACGTCGGCTGGACCGACGACATGCCGAGCGATGCCTACGGCCAGGCGTCGCTTGTGTCCGAGCTCGACCTGAATCGCAACCTGCTCGCCAGTCTCACCGACGGCAGCGCTGCGACCAAAAAGACGTATCGTCCCCACGGCACCGTGCGCCGGGAGATGCTCGCCACGGTGTTGCACGAACTCACCCACATCTATGACCGTGCGCGCCTGTGGCCAGACGCCGAGCGCACGCTCATCCAGCGCTGCACGCAACGCAACAGCAGCTCCGGGCTGATCGGCATCCCGGATCAATGCCGCGGGCAGACCGCACGACGCTGGACCCTCAGCGACGACCCTCGCCTGCTCGATCTCGCCGGCTGGCCGCAATACGTCGGCCGACGCGGCGAACGTGAACAGCACAACCGGCAGATTGCCCGCAGCCCGGACATCTACGAGACGAGCAACCCGAAGGAGTTCGTCGCGGTCAACATGGAGTACTTCCTCCTCGACCCAAGCTATGCCTGCCGTCGCCCTGCGCTGTACCGCTACTACAAAGAACATTTCGGTTGGGCACCTGCCGCCAAAGATAAATGCGCCCAATCATTCGCCTTCCTCAATGCGGGTAACGACTTCGCCAAGCAGCCCCTGGGCCAGGTCGATCCGGAGCGGGTTTACGCTGTCGACTATCTGCTGGCCGAAGCCAACCAGAACTGGGTCAGCCGCTGGGGCCACAGCATGCTGCGACTGGTGATCTGCGCACCGGGTCGGCCGCGCGGGCCGGATTGTCGACTGGATCTGGATCAGCATTTGGTGCTGTCCTACCGCGCCTTCGTCGGTGACGTACAGCTATCGAGCTGGGATGGGCTGGTGGGTAAATACCCTTCGCGTCTGTTTGTCTTGCCCCTGGCTCAGGTGATCGACGAATACACCAAGACTGAACTGCGCAGCCTGGCCTCGGTGCCGCTGAACCTGTCGCGAAGCGAGATCGAAGACGTGGTGGAGCACGCCGCGGAGATGCACTGGAGTTATGACGGCAACTATTTTTTCCTGTCCAACAACTGCGCGGTAGAAGGCCTGAAGTTACTGCGCAGCAGCACCAACAATGCGCAACTGGTCGGCCTGGACAGCATCATGCCCAACGGTTTGCTGGAAGTGCTCAAGGGCCGCGGACTGGCGGACACCAGCGTACTGGATGATCCTCGCGAAGCGTTACGCCTGGGCTATCGCTTCGATTCCTTCCGCGAGCGTTATCAAGCGATGTTCGAAGTGCTGAAAAAGCATTTGCCGATCAAGCAGGAAAAGGTCGAAGACTGGCTGTCATTGAAAGCTGAAGAACGCCGCAAATGGATTGACCAGGCAGACTTGCGCACCAGCGCGGCATTGCTGCTGCTGGAGCAGGCCAGTTTCCGTCAGCAGCTGGTGCTGGCCCAGGACGAAGTGAAACAGCGGTACCTGGGCGCTCGAGAATTGAGCAACGGCGGTATGGATAAGGCCAACGCGACCTTGCAGCAGATTCTCGCCAATAGCGGCTTCCTCAGCCGTCCGGCCGAATTGCTTGGCACCGGTGGTTATGGTTTGCCGCAGCCGAACGAGTGGACGCGCCTGGAGTCGGAGAGCAGCCTGCGCCAGAAACAGCTGCAAGCGCTGACCGGGGACCTCGACAAGGAAGTGCGAGCGCTGCTCGATCCGAGCCGTGCCGCCGAGATGGCCGCCAACGAAGCCAACCTGAAGCAGGTTGGCGAACATCTGAGGAAGTTGCACAAGGCTGCGGGTGGGTTGGAACTGCCCTGA
- a CDS encoding DUF2388 domain-containing protein, which translates to MRSPLIAATLGLLLLADVTQAHTLVATSNIIIRATQRTLDFTSDTTTSIRDSKIVREAHDDAASFVASDGEIRGAHLEAAFDTLRTRVPEARDASDQVLAEAILAL; encoded by the coding sequence ATGCGTAGCCCGCTGATTGCTGCCACCCTTGGCTTGCTGTTATTGGCCGATGTGACCCAGGCGCACACCTTGGTTGCCACCAGTAACATCATCATTCGTGCCACCCAGCGCACGCTTGATTTCACTTCCGATACCACCACGTCCATCCGTGATTCGAAGATCGTCCGTGAAGCCCACGACGATGCGGCCAGCTTCGTCGCCAGCGACGGTGAAATCCGTGGCGCACACCTGGAAGCGGCCTTCGACACCTTGCGCACCCGCGTACCGGAAGCCCGCGACGCCAGTGATCAGGTTCTCGCCGAAGCCATCCTCGCACTGTGA
- a CDS encoding DUF2388 domain-containing protein translates to MRFLSNLLITPVFLAACWSGSAHAFDAFNLSTQGTVASGYATSMVTSAPFDHKLLIAARDDAAAFIASDGQLRGAQLESALIYLRRTQPKLHASDLELAQAILVQ, encoded by the coding sequence ATGCGTTTTCTTTCAAATCTGTTGATCACTCCGGTTTTTCTTGCGGCCTGCTGGTCAGGTTCGGCCCATGCTTTCGACGCTTTCAACCTGTCTACACAAGGCACCGTAGCCAGTGGTTACGCCACCAGCATGGTGACCTCCGCCCCCTTCGACCATAAACTGCTGATCGCCGCCCGGGATGACGCTGCGGCGTTCATCGCCAGTGACGGCCAACTGCGAGGAGCACAACTGGAATCGGCCTTGATCTATCTGCGCCGGACCCAGCCAAAACTTCATGCCAGTGACCTTGAACTGGCGCAGGCAATTCTCGTCCAATAG